The following proteins are co-located in the Aquarana catesbeiana isolate 2022-GZ linkage group LG02, ASM4218655v1, whole genome shotgun sequence genome:
- the NEU3 gene encoding sialidase-3 has translation MAEAAVPDPSTLFQQEPCGVTYRIPALLYIEQPSVFLAFAEKRSSPRDQDALYLVMRRGVEAHGTLQWENMIAVRHAKLLDHRTMNPCPVYDKDTRTVFLFFICIRTNCSEMGQIITGKNAARLCYVTSTDFGKSWNSLVDVTEEVLAKDLENCATVAVGPGHGIQSPSGRMVVPAYLYYIHSRVCGLPIPWKTKPHSFIFYSDDHGKTWHKGSTIWQQQTGECEVADVSCSNGPDVLYCSARTNKHFRVEATSSDQAMEFDSSHFCRKLCEPPHGCQGSVVSYQPLEIHQEEDDLDGRGQTCFEKHAKPWLLYSHPTSNHKRVDLGIYLNKSPLIPAGWNQPWIINQGPSGYSDLATCQGMHAFGCLFECGVDACEKIVFRRFTVEELMENLSKP, from the exons ATGGCGGAGGCGGCAGTACCGGACCCGTCCACACTGTTCCAGCAGGAGCCCTGCGGGGTGACGTACCGGATCCCGGCCCTCCTCTACATCGAGCAGCCCTCCGTGTTTTTGGCATTTGCAGAGAAGCGGTCATCCCCCCGGGATCAGGACGCTCTGTACCTGGTGATGAGGAGAGGAGTGGAGGCTCATGGGACTCTGCAG TGGGAAAACATGATTGCCGTGAGACATGCCAAGCTACTGGACCACCGAACCATGAACCCTTGCCCTGTGTACGACAAAGACACCAGAACCGTCTTCCTTTTCTTCATCTGCATCCGGACAAACTGCTCAGAAATGGGGCAGATCATTACCGGCAAAAACGCTGCCCGATTGTGCTACGTCACCAGCACTGACTTTGGCAAATCCTGGAACTCCCTAGTGGACGTAACGGAGGAAGTTCTGGCCAAGGACCTGGAGAACTGTGCCACTGTGGCCGTCGGGCCGGGTCACGGAATCCAATCCCCATCGGGAAGGATGGTAGTGCCGGCCTACCTCTACTACATCCACTCCCGTGTCTGCGGTCTACCCATTCCATGGAAAACCAAGCCTCACTCTTTCATCTTCTACAGCGATGACCATGGTAAGACCTGGCACAAGGGCAGCACCATATGGCAACAGCAAACTGGCGAGTGCGAGGTAGCAGATGTGTCCTGCAGCAACGGTCCCGACGTGTTGTATTGCAGCGCCCGGACAAACAAGCACTTCCGGGTAGAGGCTACCAGTAGCGACCAGGCCATGGAGTTTGACAGTTCTCATTTCTGCAGGAAACTTTGTGAACCACCCCATGGGTGCCAGGGAAGTGTGGTGAGCTACCAGCCCTTGGAGATCCACCAAGAGGAAGATGACCTGGATGGCAGAGGCCAGACTTGCTTTGAGAAACATGCTAAGCCTTGGTTGCTCTACTCCCACCCAACGAGCAACCATAAAAGGGTTGACTTGGGGATCTACCTAAACAAATCCCCACTGATACCCGCTGGTTGGAACCAACCGTGGATCATTAACCAAGGCCCCAGCGGGTACTCCGACCTAGCCACCTGCCAGGGCATGCATGCATTTGGATGCCTCTTCGAGTGTGGCGTAGACGCTTGTGAAAAGATCGTCTTTCGAAGGTTCACCGTAGAGGAGCTGATGGAAAATTTGTCAAAACCTTAA